The sequence TCAAGGCTCGGTGGCGTCATCAACATGCGCCTCATTCCTGCCCTCCTCCCGGCGCGGTAACACGGGCTTGATGCCGGCTGCCCGCGCGCTTACGTCGGTGCATGCCACAGACACGCGAGGGGAGCAATGAGCGAACGATTGACGAGCGAGGCACGCCGCGAGGCGCTCGCTGGCCTGAGCGGCTGGAGCGACGTCGCGGGACGGGACGCCATCCACAAGAGTTTCCAGTTCACCGACTTCAATGACGCCTTCGGCTTCATGTGCCGCGTCGCACTGATGGCGGAAAAGATGGATCACCATCCGGAGTGGTTCAACATCTACAACCGCGTCGACATCACCTTGGCCACCCACGATGCCGGCGGCGTGACCGCGCGTGACGTTCGCCTCGCCCACTTCATCGACGCGGCCGTGGAACACCGGCGCGCGTCGTCTTCCCCGTAGACAGCAGGCCTTCGCTTTCGAAGGCCGACTCGGGCAACAAGGTTATGGATTGATGGGCGGCGTCGCGGAATCCGGTATCGCGGCGGGCGCGGGCGTCGAAGCCGGCACGGGGGCTGGCTCGAAACTGACGGCAACACCTTCCACCGTCGTGCAGCCGAAGCTGAAGACGTTGAAATACGGAATGAACGTATAAAGGCTGGAGGTGACCAGCACGTTTATCAGGGCATCACCGCCGACGGGAGTCAGCGCGTCGTCGAGGGCCTGCGTTACCGTGCCGTCCCCCCACGGAATGATCGCAAGGAGGAAGTAGCGGCAGGACCGCCCCTTGGTCATGCCGAGCTGCCGATAGGGCTGAGGATCGCGGAGCACCGCGCCGGGATCGGCGGACGGACGGGTGATGATGCCGATCTGGCTCGACGTCTCGCATCCTGCAAGCGCCAGTGCAGCGAGGACGGTCGCGAGCGTAATGGCCTTCGTGCGCATCTCATCCCCCCTGATTGTTCACGCCGTCCCGGGCGCACGTATTTTAGGACCCCTGTGCGTGTTCGGCAAGACGCCTCACCCCGACAGGAACAGGGCTATCGCATTTGGCCGATGATGGATCTGGCGAAGTCATCGGGCCAGCCGGCGCGTTTTCGCTTGCGGCTGACGGCGAGCTTGGGTCGGGCGGTTTGCAGCAGGTTGAGGGTCAGCCGGCGCAGGATGGCGAGGTTTTCCGGGCCGTTGTCGGCGCGGTTGCGGGCGGTGTCCTCGTCGAAGGTGACGTCGAGGACCCAGTGGAGGCCGTTTTCGATGGCCCAGTGGGCGCGCACGGCGCGAGCGAAGTGTTCGGGAGTGAGGCGGGCGGCGGTGATCTCGTTCTCCCCCGGCACCACCGCCCGCTGGCGGACGCTGAGCCGCGCGTCCGCGCCGAAGGCGGTCACCACATGCAGCGGCGAGCGGGCGGCGGCGCGGTCGAAGGAGCGGCGCAGCGTCTTGCCGTCGATAGCCAGCACCCCCGTCCCGTCGGCGCCGAGGTCGGCGAGAAACGCCGCGAAGGCCCGCGCGAAGGCCGCGGGGGCGAGAGCCGGAACACCCGGCTGAACGTGTCGTGGC is a genomic window of Rhodospirillales bacterium containing:
- a CDS encoding 4a-hydroxytetrahydrobiopterin dehydratase — encoded protein: MSERLTSEARREALAGLSGWSDVAGRDAIHKSFQFTDFNDAFGFMCRVALMAEKMDHHPEWFNIYNRVDITLATHDAGGVTARDVRLAHFIDAAVEHRRASSSP